TCTCTAAGTTTTCAATAAACACAAATGATTTAGCTAAGGCACATTTTACAACGTGGGAAAGACAGACGGAAAGCCCACACAGGCTCAGGTAAAACATGCAATCAGGGCCTTCACAGCCAGGATTTTAAACCCACTTTTTGAAGTAGACTAAACAATTAAAACCGCCATGCTGCTAGTAACTGAACTGTCACTAGGATGCCTatcaatattttacatttcaattGGAAAGCACAATGAGCCCTTGGTCACAACTTTACATATTTACacgtatatattcatatatattgaTATGTGCTGTTCCTTATTagataaatcaaactcaattgaGTATTATTATGTCTGCCATGAATTTCATCAAGAAAACTTTGGAAAATGAAGTTAAACAAGACTTTGTGTCAAAAAGCATTTGGTTTTTTGGTCGAGAATTGTATGTTAAATGTGAAAACGTGATTTTTAAGCATAACCAAAGTGTCAGTAAGAACTATATATCAGATCTTAGATTATTTGAAGCTAGTATGCCCCTGTGTGGGAGGAGAAAGTGCATAAAACCAAGTACAAAATGATGGCTTACAATTAAGTCCCTGCTGCTCTGTAATCATGTGGTTTTACGACACGGCTCGGGGGAGTACATATGGACCCTTGACATAACTAAAACTGTAATTATGTTTGCTGAATTTTCCGCTGCTTTTACCAAAACCAGACAGAAAAGGTATGACAATGACAGGAATGTTAAAGGAAAGTATACAGGATAAAACAAACTGATGAAATTGGGTGTAttcctaaaaattaaaaaaaaatggcacttaaTACCAGCATGCTCTTCTGCTGACACCTATaggacaaacaaaaatgtacaatttcaaggaaaaaaaaagctttttttttagtattgatGAATGACCACAAGCTTtttattggaatatttttttattcagttaaaaaattgcatttcacATTTGATCGGTAATTACAGCACATCATGAAAAGTGATGCAGATCAATGAAAGCACGGCATTGCTGGCTTTCTTTGATTAGTACCAATATCCAtcagataaaagaaaaacatttggttCCAAAATCAAGGATGTAACAAGAAAAATACTTACATACTATTGACTTGAAAATGAAACATTATTTCAGAGCTACAATAAACAAAGGCATACTGCAGCATGTAACAGTGAAGGATGTCATCATCACATCATATAAAATGTgtggaatttgaaaaaaaagcctgtaaAAGTGTCTAAAATTAGTGCGTTATAATAAAATAGTCTACAGCATAGTTCAATTTTATCCTCCGTTGTAGGCTTTGGTGAACACACACATAGTTCCCAACTTATTTTGTTCGAGCCAAAATTCACAGTGGTTTTTTTGGAAGGTTAACAACTATTGCTTAATTGTCTTCAACAATGTCTTCATGGGAAAACATTCAGCAGATCATTGTCTCCGTAAGACTGTGTGCTTGTCAAAAGAAATCAAATCACCCCAGAAAAAATAGCAGTACAAAGACtgcaaagaaagcaaaaaacCCCGCTGTGATTTATAAGTTATAACAAAgatacagaagaaaaaaagcttctGCTTTAAACATACAGGAAAAACAACTTGAATCATCCATTGGAGAAAAAGATAACAAAGGACCAACATGTAGACTTATTGGTAGAATGGAATGTCAATAATTATGTtttcacaacaaaaaaactagaaaaaatgtaaactataGTTACTACAATCAATGTAGATTGAATGTTACTGAAGCCTACATGTTGGCCCATAACATGTTTCATCATAGTTTCCATTTCAGGTCTGCTAATATTGTACAGTCATTGAGTGAATCACagtaaaggaaagaaaaaagtcttTACTCTGATTCCTCTTGACCTCCTTGGAGCAGTTCCTCACTAAAAGCTGTCTTTAATTCTCATTGGACAATCTCCAGAAGCTTGCCCAAAGGCAACATCCACACACTTCTTTACTCAAGTAGACAAAATCATTGCATTTAGCTCAATTTTGGAGACTTGCCACATGGGGATTACTTGTAACCCCTTGTACCTAACAGTTTGATTCGATGCGTATGTGCAAAATAAACGCACAGCTCGCAACCATGTACTCCATTTGGTAGCTCAACAGTGGCTTTAGCAGGAATATTGCACTTCTTAAGTAAGTTCAATTGAAAACGGCCGTATACTATTGCTACCATTCGAAAAAAGTTGTCCTATTAAAGCTTTGCACTTGTTTGGAATGCAAATGTCGaacaaaagggaggaaaaacgTGGAGGATAATTATTGACAATGACTTCAACAGATTTCAAGTCATTTAACGTTAAGAAGTTCAAACATTGGCTTTGACCTCTTAACCTCTCAACCCCAAAAACTAATATGTAACAAGTTGAGGCTTTCTGTGTGTAGCTCTTAAGATAAAAAGTCAAGAACTGGaaatgtacacacatgcacaacagCTCAGTCTACACAACATTAGGAACACAACGCCTCCATATACTAAAGCCCGACAGGAAATACTCCAGTCAGTGGTTTGAGGCACGTCCCCAATTTGAGGAAGGGCGCCTATTCCCAAAATGAGCACAGAAACCAACATGCGACATACCAACTGGGCTTTTTCACACATCATATAAGCGTGGCATAACAAAATCCAAGACAgatgaaaaatacaacaacgtAAACACCTAATTTGTAAAACTATTATGTAACATAAATATGACCATCTGGTGAAAAATCAGTTCCAAGGCACAATTACAGCGATTTCCTCTGAATACACTCACATCTATGACAGTTTAACCATTGTGATGCAAAGCTCAAAATAATCCATGTCAACAGTCATTTCTATGAGTGTATATCATTTATCAATACAAGGAAGGACCACGTTTattaacttgtgttttttttttggtcagtgaAGAtgttgcaacactttgagaaaaaaaacagagcaggCATATGAATAACTCGCAAACTCCCAAAAACGTTTAAACCGAGGAGCCTCTTGTGTAACAGTGCAAAACACTTTTAAATATCTTATTTGGTTGACTTGGACTGACCACCATGAAAACTGACCAAAGCAGCCAAATTCTGTCCATCCCAAACAATTGCAGACTGCCCCCTAGTGCAAATGAGAGGACTTAATAGCACAAAACCAAAGATCTTGGTTGATATTGAAAGATACGCACATACAAAGAAAAGAGgtctttttttgtacatatgTATCTGACTGGGCATGTGTCAACATCATCCAATGgttattaaataatttgattGACAACTTGTAAAACCTCACCCTGCTTCAGTAACATAGTGGTCAAATATTGCTTATTGCAACTGAGAATAGTCAGAGAGTCCGTCCATTGGTTCCATCGACTCTACCAATCGGTGCTGAACTGTCACGCAGTTTGCAGGATTGAGTCACTAGTTTCACGGGTGGCCGGCCATCAGACAACTAGTTCTGCTGcaaaatttaatttagtttagCCAAGGAAAATCTTCCTTCAATCGCCCCGAGTTTTTGTGGTTCTGTTCAACCACGTTGCTTTAGTGTACGACGAGTGGACCAAAAAGGCTAAGTTTGTAAACAAGACTTTTCTGCTCGAGGGCACTCGTTGCGCATTCATTCATAACCAGTTTGTCTCAAAAAAGGGTGGACACCGAGCGTGAAGTTCAGTGTCGTAAATCAGTATTCAGAGCTTTCCACTTTTGTTTTATCCCAACAAGCATTTTAAGAAGTGTCGAGGCGTGTCTCTCAAGTGCTATTTCCTTGTTCTTGTTCAAACAGCAGCATTGCGAGTTGGGAACGAGAACCAATCCCTTCCAGATTGCTCTCCACACACCTATGGTAAATTTCCTCACTGAGCCTTGGGTTGCAGACTTGGTAGTGATACTTCTGGTGTAATGCTGGCTCGACGGCCCTGAATATGTGCAGCCCAGAGTAGTTTATGAACATTTCATAAATGTCGAGGGTCTCTAGGAGTTCCTCGTTCTCTTGGACATCCGGAACCATTTTTGTGCGTGTTGCCATGTAATCGGCGTTGTAAAAACATGCTTCGTCAAATGACCAGCGATCAAAATGCCCCGAGTCCTTGTGGAGGTCGATTGTGAATGGACGAGGTTGGTTGTGATAGGCCACATCGGGGTTGTAATCTTGGAAATGGATGGGGAAGAAGACTTGCCAGTTGTTAATAGAATTCATGCGGCAGCGGTTTAGAAACTCTGCATTGACCTTCGTGTTGACACTAGCTAGGAGGAACAACGTGTCCACTGGGTGTTTCTTAGAGATGATGTCCATGAATTTGATCTGCGACGGTGTTTCTGTCTTGACGCTTATCCAAGGGATTTTCACTGTAGGGTATTTGCGCTCGTAGAGGTTTATCTGAGACTTAACGCTAGCAAATATGTCATTCTGGTTCACTTGCTGTGCTTCCAATGGGTCATAAATGAAGAGGAAGGTCAGAAtgatgttttcatttgtttcaaaGGCATTGGTGGCAAATACTTTAAAGAATTCTTCGGCATAGTCACGCTCCAACACTGTCATCGGTATAATGGCGTGAACCCTCGTACCTTCTGTGACATAGGGCATGGGAATTATTTCTACCTGGCTCAAAGGTCGAACCAGATGAACGCGCTTGGTGATAGAAAGACTGTGACCTTTTTGGGTGACCGCCTCTAGCTGTAAATCCAATGTGTACTCCATACCCCTTGTAGGGTCGAAGCGCCTGTAGCCATTAATCAGTTTCTGCTTTTTCAGGAGCAAGGTAGGTCTGTACTTCTTGTTCAGTTCTTCCATCGCTATGTCAATGATATCTGCTACATCTAGTCGATCGATGCCAGGTAGCTCGCACTTGGGTGCTCCGTCAATGCATGAATAAATCTCCCCTTCTGTAAAGTAGTCCCATTGTAAAACTTCAAAACGAGACTTTGGTTCAAAAGATGGGTTGATTCCAACCGGCCACTGAGCGATTCGTGCACCGTCAAATGCGTCGGCGCtggtgttttttatttcttcctgCAAAGCCACAAATGGAAATTGTTACTAGAGCATTTTGACAATGCTAAGGCTACTTCTTAAGCACACGTTTCTGAATGTAGCTCAGAAGTAACAGATCATTTGTGACAGTTGAAAATGAGCTTACCTGGAGCTTAGCAATCTCATCGTAAGTCTTCTGCAGTTCAATCTCGGTGAAGTGTCTGTGGAGACGGTACATCTGTTCTGGGTCAGACACTGGATGGACTGTCAGGGCTCttctaaactcttcattttgtTCTTTGCTTGGATCTGAGTTTTTCCCCAACTTATAATAATGGTAGTGGAGTCCCTAGGGTAGATAGGAAGGTAGGGACGGCTTAAATCAAGGAAGGAATAGactttaaaggattttttttcaaaaacaatgGCTTGTGTTCTATACTTGAAAGCATTCAAACACAGTGAGGGGCACAGCTTGGATGATCTGTTTGTCATTTAATGAATCAGGAttgagaataaataaataaataccaagCAAGATGAAGGCCTTTAAGATGGAGACAAAGAAACAACCAAAATGAAGACCATCTAAGACAAGTGATTGAgtgattacaaaaaataaaatccattggtaaagcttttaaaataaaccaaagaaATGAGACCTACTTTTAATGTCTGCCCCAGTCGAGCCATGAGTAATTTTTGTCTGAGAGCTTAAATTGGTGTTTTCTTTCCAcatccccccttttttccccattgtgaAACCCTGCTGAAGCTCCAATTGTTTATATTTCCATAGAATTTGCTTCGTTTAGGTTCAGTaaagagtagaaaaaaatatagggcaatgtatatttatattccaTTAGTCATAGTTGCCACCAAGCTATGGAATAATTTTTGTGTTAAAACGTTGGGGTACCACGCCTGACAGTACTTCATAATCAGACAGGACTTTTCCAAACGTTCCAGGATGATTGATGAAGAAAATCCCAAACTAGCTGAGGTCAAATGGAAAAGTTCTGATGACATGTCGCTCCTCCACCACTGACAACATTTAACTCATCCGACTTCAAGTATGTCTAAAACTAAATATATTACTTTGACGTAGTAAGAACAAAGTGAGATTTACAGTCCCCACTACTTGTTGCTTTTTTCCAACTACTACTgcagacattaaaaaaagagcgTATTAGCAACCAGCTCTGTAATATAAATACCACACAGACTCAATGCAGGCATGGTAATTATAGTTTTATATAGCTGTTTTTCACTTTTAAGTACAGACCTATAGGTCAAGGCCACAACATTTTGGAACCCTCGCAATAACCTTGACACAGCTGTTTTTGAATGGCTCTCtcccatgatttttttttttttttattcctttagGACATCCCATTCATCTTAACTATCAACTGCGGGAAATTCTTTTGCACTGTAACACTCCACATTGTGGAGCATAGTGAAAGAAACCTCAGCATGATATTAAAATTATTTAGACAACACCCCAATAAGTACTTTATAAGTTTTTAAGATATAATTGAAGTAAGGAATTTTAGTGCCTACCCCAAAAGTATGTTATTTAACTTTAAGGAATTACAAACTTCAGCTAAAAATACAAGAATAGCCTCGAATACCACAGACAACAGATAAAATGCATGATTCTAAAATCTAAAGTTCTCCCAAGGTAAGATAACACCAGAGGAAAAAAGTAACTTGCCAATATAGCTATTTCTGGATAATAAAATaatcacaatttattttttcatatcgtccgagcttttttttttttttaaattttggtttatataccttccactatttttttgcatatgggCAATTAAATATATTGATCACTAAGTTATATCTAAAAAATCTGACCTTAATTCTCCATCTTAAAATTGCCCAACTCAGTCTAAACCTGACTCTAGACAAGCAAATAAGCAGGGTACAAACCActattatatacatttaaagAGACGTGTCTTAACATACCTCCAATTTGTTGACGCAATTGATCCCCGTATAGTCGATGATGCATCTCCCAAGCCACTCATCAGGCCTAGCACTCAGGATATCATTCCTACAATTTTCCAGGGAGGGTTGAAGTCGAAGCAGCAAAGTTCGAGACAAGAGGTACCCAAACCCTCCATTACAGTAGCTCCCTTCCATCACCCCACCTATGAACTCTTCTGGGCAGCCCATGTAAACTTCTCGATTTATACTCAAGTGATCTACCATATTTTTGATTCTATCAGCTTCTGTGTAAACATCATCTTGGACGAAGTAGAACCAGTCATACTCATTGATGTAATGGTCATAAATGTATTTCATGGTCTGAAACATGTTCCAGATCTGTCTTTCGTCTTCATGCGAGACTACAAACATGCCGTGTGGGACTTTGCGGTTACGTGTGCCAGTGAAGAAGACCACAGTGTCCAGATGATGGCTAATGGTGCGATTGACAGCTACGCCTAGGGTGTTGATGGTGGATTTTGAG
Above is a window of Stigmatopora nigra isolate UIUO_SnigA chromosome 11, RoL_Snig_1.1, whole genome shotgun sequence DNA encoding:
- the chpfa gene encoding chondroitin sulfate synthase 2; the protein is MRFSALLSALRSMGPVVIGISLGFTLSLLSVNWTEDACYPDEDAPLGQEEQLKGARKPNSISMVNQGESEADFEPRIVPYKQVAQTTVKKVFRAKYISTELGIRERLFVGVLTSKSTINTLGVAVNRTISHHLDTVVFFTGTRNRKVPHGMFVVSHEDERQIWNMFQTMKYIYDHYINEYDWFYFVQDDVYTEADRIKNMVDHLSINREVYMGCPEEFIGGVMEGSYCNGGFGYLLSRTLLLRLQPSLENCRNDILSARPDEWLGRCIIDYTGINCVNKLEGLHYHYYKLGKNSDPSKEQNEEFRRALTVHPVSDPEQMYRLHRHFTEIELQKTYDEIAKLQEEIKNTSADAFDGARIAQWPVGINPSFEPKSRFEVLQWDYFTEGEIYSCIDGAPKCELPGIDRLDVADIIDIAMEELNKKYRPTLLLKKQKLINGYRRFDPTRGMEYTLDLQLEAVTQKGHSLSITKRVHLVRPLSQVEIIPMPYVTEGTRVHAIIPMTVLERDYAEEFFKVFATNAFETNENIILTFLFIYDPLEAQQVNQNDIFASVKSQINLYERKYPTVKIPWISVKTETPSQIKFMDIISKKHPVDTLFLLASVNTKVNAEFLNRCRMNSINNWQVFFPIHFQDYNPDVAYHNQPRPFTIDLHKDSGHFDRWSFDEACFYNADYMATRTKMVPDVQENEELLETLDIYEMFINYSGLHIFRAVEPALHQKYHYQVCNPRLSEEIYHRCVESNLEGIGSRSQLAMLLFEQEQGNST